From Verrucomicrobiota bacterium, a single genomic window includes:
- a CDS encoding immunoglobulin domain-containing protein: MLKQTLLSLLSVSLFAGAAELSAPFTGPGLVHLTYSASASGAYSTGLKLVRVNGQTRTVLAQGTAIHGTLRVDKLPSGYTDIRIEESFNDTSRSPALVYTNLVTSISPGVTESNISGTLLFNETFSGITNPLVVGVNITNGLSLLLQDCSSVQYCSFNGNGNYSIGNCRVLGFNPPASGTLAVADSQFESVFNLGAGLMANFLNCKFPTTRSGAGFYVNGTNATPIIFEQCEFGMAPGVCFYGGRPVTLRGNMFAGGLIFTDKGWGTYLNQAVIENNSFVGVEALTYTGTDPITTKVALGKNYYGDTTGPNNWGFASGRGASVNTNFFAISKASFTGADLANRKFSTGTNLPPILYNMGTRIAQNVSGSLLRQGRETLVSVEIASNWKQVSGVQVYALLDGVRIDPVKSPDIYRDWRDCAAKGGEANQQVRAGATTFNLILPAQTKMTAALQVIMNTSNSPAFGTNGYQATIYSQTLNFWNAPVRPLRVLVTPVKIEVAGYPTGIPTGTAVAATLRKVAPAMLPIRSDELVVELDTLLTYSSAESGFFDSWMTASLCYTVNEWLLQYMLEINAFLPAAQRYDRIVGVVAKGTLGEGDGVNVMTSRASMLVDETKPLAVLHEMGHSFGLYTGKEEYSIVEGGYPVDQVTAFLPEAALSLNGVPGMTNLGRFFHLAQNLGDKYTDVMGSLEPSWIIPSTHYEYGRGLLSLLYSPSPAPAITQNKAASKAPVNPGQRRILMQGAYARLGSPWPWDANLMSYVLIRDTVTAMDVTDLNVDSIPSYNGGKADSILVRSLNTNYGYLDSQYVKIPGPDLLNSPIGFWIQTFDITNTAAGLSVEGAADPEHVSGDPYLMLDFSKTPSVIVTSPRNGDALGDTFNFTATTSGAPVSHLLFYSTDGSAWTRFGRLIKGNQRLLSAGPLPITNRVFLKVCSSDGFHTVINVISNLSVVNRSPQVAINQPRSGQTSGPVCDLYAVAADIEDGELTNLVWTSSLDGTLGTGPALPGIKLSAGLHTIACTATDRAGASNTARLQLTVAGNAAATDPRLETNSLVVVSGSPGTLPFLSLGHNNQLRFTVLNGGNPAAGTLQIFIQPPGGSEYLLQTNDLYVEDTVQITARLTPEVAGGYTVRALLTNVVPADANLANNEIRWTLSTQPVGVTVQIEPAAAVQAGAQWRVESDAWNASAATLSDTNFPGYTRLINFKPIPGWITPLSYYVDNVISDNTVFKAKYRPYLGKMPYVFTTTPFREIGSGAALYLSFYADGTPKPNYQWFKDGVALVGSNTTSVYFKNIQPSQAGTYTLVASNVVGLSTSIPIKVVVTNSASANTAPVISAQPVSQFVLPGGSAAFSVTASGLAPFSYRWARNGTVVVGASNATCVISNATTAQAGTYQVIITNTLGSVTSAPAMLIVDGAKPTVVISAPLANARVSNATVTVSGKAADTGGPLAAVCYRLNQGNWLSASQTTNWQAAVSGLTPGTNVIQTYGRDLAGNCSSTNTVKVCYVVTNLLQVINRGTGLGKTAPFTNNLLELGKTYTLTATPLAGSLFSNWVCNGVALTNKPVVQLTLRSNTTLTANFVTNAFLSRKGDYVGLFMPGDDFSQADWTNSGVIKLTMTDKGTFTGQLTHQGKTWPLTGVLDLNGATNLVVLRGKDPALQVSLSLDLGSQGEFVGTVAQGTNWLAGLWADMIVKQSVKTNYSLTVQTGPGGTNGGRLTLLVQSTGTVTVNGTLSDKNTLAGSFPLTRQREIIPYQTLYTGKGMWLGYISLQGTNGGAAHWQKLSNSLDKVNPQGFSVNTRLLLP; encoded by the coding sequence ATGCTTAAGCAGACGTTATTGTCATTATTGTCCGTGTCGCTCTTTGCCGGCGCGGCGGAATTGTCCGCTCCGTTCACGGGCCCCGGCCTGGTTCACCTCACCTACAGTGCCTCCGCCTCTGGCGCGTATTCCACCGGGCTTAAGTTGGTACGGGTGAACGGGCAAACGCGCACCGTGCTGGCCCAGGGAACCGCCATTCACGGCACCCTGAGGGTGGATAAGCTGCCTTCCGGTTATACCGACATCCGGATCGAGGAAAGTTTCAACGACACCTCCCGGAGCCCGGCCTTGGTTTATACGAATCTGGTAACCAGTATCTCGCCTGGGGTGACCGAATCCAACATCAGTGGAACGCTGCTGTTCAATGAGACCTTCAGCGGGATTACCAATCCTCTGGTCGTTGGGGTGAATATCACCAACGGCCTGTCGTTGCTCCTGCAGGATTGCAGCTCGGTTCAATATTGTTCGTTCAATGGCAACGGCAACTACTCCATCGGCAATTGCCGCGTGCTGGGTTTTAATCCGCCAGCCTCCGGAACGCTGGCGGTGGCAGACTCCCAATTTGAGTCCGTATTCAACCTGGGAGCCGGCTTGATGGCCAATTTCCTCAACTGCAAGTTTCCGACCACCCGGAGTGGAGCGGGCTTCTACGTTAATGGCACCAATGCCACCCCGATCATTTTCGAGCAGTGTGAGTTCGGCATGGCGCCTGGTGTTTGCTTCTACGGCGGGCGTCCGGTGACGCTGCGCGGCAACATGTTTGCCGGCGGGTTGATTTTTACCGATAAAGGCTGGGGCACCTATTTGAACCAGGCCGTGATTGAGAACAACAGCTTCGTGGGGGTGGAAGCCTTGACCTATACCGGCACCGATCCCATCACCACCAAGGTGGCGCTGGGGAAAAATTATTATGGTGACACGACCGGTCCGAATAACTGGGGGTTTGCCAGCGGGCGCGGCGCCAGTGTGAACACCAACTTTTTCGCGATTTCCAAGGCGTCCTTTACCGGCGCGGACCTTGCCAATCGCAAATTTTCAACCGGCACGAATCTGCCCCCGATACTCTATAACATGGGCACCCGCATCGCCCAGAATGTTTCCGGATCCCTGCTGCGTCAGGGGCGGGAAACCCTCGTCAGTGTGGAGATTGCCTCCAACTGGAAACAAGTCAGTGGCGTCCAGGTCTATGCGCTGCTGGATGGCGTCCGCATTGATCCCGTGAAATCGCCCGACATTTACCGCGACTGGCGTGATTGTGCCGCCAAAGGCGGCGAAGCCAACCAGCAGGTGCGCGCGGGCGCAACTACGTTCAACCTGATCTTGCCCGCCCAGACCAAAATGACCGCCGCCTTGCAGGTCATCATGAATACCAGCAATTCCCCAGCTTTTGGCACCAACGGCTACCAGGCAACCATTTATTCCCAGACCTTGAATTTTTGGAATGCCCCGGTGCGCCCGCTCCGAGTGTTGGTCACCCCCGTGAAGATCGAAGTGGCAGGCTATCCCACCGGCATTCCCACGGGGACGGCCGTCGCCGCCACCTTGCGTAAGGTGGCGCCCGCCATGCTGCCAATCCGGAGTGACGAACTGGTGGTGGAACTGGATACCTTGCTGACTTACAGCAGCGCGGAGAGCGGGTTCTTTGATTCCTGGATGACCGCCTCCTTGTGTTATACGGTGAATGAATGGCTGTTGCAGTACATGCTGGAAATCAACGCGTTCCTGCCCGCTGCGCAACGGTATGACCGGATCGTTGGCGTGGTCGCCAAGGGAACCTTGGGCGAAGGGGATGGCGTCAACGTCATGACGTCGCGCGCCTCCATGCTGGTGGATGAGACCAAGCCGCTGGCGGTGCTTCACGAAATGGGACATTCCTTCGGCCTCTACACCGGCAAGGAAGAATATTCTATTGTCGAGGGTGGCTACCCGGTGGATCAAGTCACCGCGTTTTTGCCGGAGGCCGCGCTCTCGCTCAATGGCGTTCCCGGCATGACCAATCTCGGGCGCTTTTTCCATCTCGCCCAAAACCTTGGGGATAAATACACCGACGTGATGGGCAGTCTTGAACCGTCATGGATCATCCCTTCCACCCATTATGAGTATGGCCGTGGGCTGCTATCATTGCTCTATTCTCCATCTCCGGCACCGGCCATTACCCAAAATAAGGCCGCCAGTAAAGCGCCGGTCAACCCGGGCCAGCGGCGCATTCTCATGCAAGGTGCTTACGCGCGTTTGGGCTCGCCCTGGCCTTGGGATGCCAATCTCATGAGCTACGTCCTTATTCGGGATACCGTCACGGCCATGGACGTCACGGATTTGAATGTGGATTCCATCCCCTCGTATAATGGTGGCAAGGCGGATTCCATTTTGGTCCGGAGCCTCAACACGAATTACGGGTATTTGGACAGTCAGTATGTTAAAATCCCCGGACCAGATCTCCTTAACAGCCCCATCGGATTCTGGATACAAACCTTTGACATCACCAATACGGCCGCCGGACTTTCCGTCGAGGGCGCAGCCGATCCGGAGCATGTCTCCGGGGACCCATACCTGATGCTGGATTTTTCAAAAACACCCTCGGTGATCGTCACATCACCGCGTAATGGTGACGCTTTGGGGGACACCTTTAATTTTACCGCAACCACGTCGGGGGCGCCGGTCTCGCATCTGTTGTTTTACAGCACCGATGGCTCCGCCTGGACGCGGTTCGGACGGCTCATCAAAGGCAACCAGCGCCTGCTCTCCGCCGGCCCGCTGCCGATAACCAATCGCGTCTTTCTCAAGGTGTGCTCCAGTGACGGGTTTCACACCGTCATCAATGTGATCTCCAACCTCAGTGTTGTAAATCGCAGCCCCCAAGTGGCCATCAACCAGCCCCGCAGCGGTCAAACCAGCGGCCCGGTTTGCGACCTGTATGCCGTGGCGGCGGATATCGAGGATGGCGAGTTGACCAACCTGGTCTGGACCTCCTCACTGGATGGCACGTTGGGTACCGGGCCAGCCTTGCCGGGCATAAAACTGTCTGCCGGTCTGCACACGATCGCCTGTACGGCCACCGACCGTGCCGGGGCAAGCAATACCGCGCGGCTACAACTGACCGTCGCGGGGAACGCCGCCGCCACCGATCCCCGGTTGGAAACCAACTCGCTGGTTGTGGTCTCGGGCAGCCCCGGCACGTTGCCATTCCTTTCGCTGGGCCATAACAACCAGCTTCGTTTTACGGTTCTCAATGGTGGTAACCCCGCTGCGGGGACCCTGCAAATTTTCATCCAACCGCCGGGCGGTTCGGAATACCTGTTGCAAACGAATGACCTCTACGTGGAAGATACCGTCCAGATAACCGCCCGCTTGACCCCCGAGGTCGCCGGGGGCTATACCGTGCGCGCTTTACTAACGAACGTGGTACCCGCTGATGCCAACCTCGCCAATAACGAAATCCGTTGGACGCTGTCCACCCAACCCGTCGGTGTGACGGTGCAGATCGAACCGGCAGCCGCCGTCCAGGCCGGCGCCCAATGGCGCGTGGAAAGCGATGCTTGGAACGCCTCGGCCGCGACGCTTTCGGACACCAACTTCCCTGGCTACACGCGGCTCATCAATTTCAAACCCATCCCGGGTTGGATCACGCCCCTATCGTATTATGTGGATAACGTCATATCGGATAACACCGTGTTCAAAGCGAAATATCGCCCGTATTTGGGAAAAATGCCCTATGTGTTCACCACCACGCCCTTCCGGGAGATTGGCTCGGGCGCCGCGCTTTATTTGAGCTTCTATGCCGATGGCACTCCCAAACCTAATTACCAATGGTTTAAGGACGGCGTGGCTTTGGTGGGCTCCAACACGACGTCCGTGTACTTTAAAAATATCCAACCATCCCAAGCGGGCACCTACACGCTGGTGGCCAGTAACGTGGTCGGGCTCTCAACCAGCATCCCCATCAAGGTGGTGGTAACGAACAGCGCCAGCGCGAATACCGCGCCGGTGATCAGCGCTCAGCCCGTGAGTCAGTTCGTCCTGCCTGGTGGCAGCGCGGCTTTCAGTGTCACCGCCTCCGGCCTCGCTCCCTTTAGCTATCGCTGGGCCCGGAATGGGACCGTGGTGGTCGGGGCCAGCAATGCGACGTGCGTTATCTCCAATGCCACCACTGCACAGGCTGGCACCTATCAGGTCATTATCACCAATACTCTGGGTAGTGTCACGAGTGCACCGGCCATGCTGATCGTGGATGGAGCAAAACCCACGGTCGTGATTTCCGCCCCGCTGGCCAACGCCCGTGTCAGTAACGCAACCGTGACGGTCTCGGGCAAGGCTGCTGACACGGGCGGCCCGCTTGCGGCTGTGTGCTACCGGCTCAATCAGGGCAATTGGCTGTCGGCCAGCCAGACTACCAATTGGCAGGCGGCGGTTTCCGGGTTAACGCCCGGGACCAATGTCATCCAAACCTATGGCCGCGACCTGGCAGGCAATTGTTCCAGCACAAACACGGTCAAGGTATGCTATGTCGTGACCAATCTGTTGCAGGTGATCAATCGTGGCACGGGGCTTGGCAAAACGGCTCCCTTTACCAACAACCTCTTGGAACTTGGCAAGACCTACACGCTCACCGCCACCCCCTTGGCCGGCAGCCTGTTTTCCAACTGGGTCTGCAATGGTGTGGCTCTCACCAACAAACCCGTTGTGCAACTGACCTTGCGCTCGAACACCACCCTCACCGCCAACTTTGTGACCAACGCCTTCCTCTCCCGCAAAGGAGACTATGTGGGGTTGTTCATGCCAGGCGATGACTTTAGCCAGGCGGACTGGACCAATAGCGGCGTGATCAAATTGACCATGACCGACAAGGGCACTTTCACCGGGCAACTGACGCACCAGGGCAAGACCTGGCCGTTGACCGGCGTGCTGGACCTCAATGGCGCCACCAACCTGGTGGTTCTGCGCGGCAAAGATCCGGCGTTGCAAGTGAGCTTAAGCCTGGACTTGGGCAGCCAGGGGGAATTCGTGGGCACCGTGGCCCAAGGGACCAACTGGCTGGCTGGCCTCTGGGCGGATATGATTGTGAAACAGTCGGTGAAGACCAACTATTCCTTGACGGTGCAAACCGGGCCGGGCGGAACCAACGGTGGCCGTTTGACGCTGCTGGTGCAATCCACCGGAACGGTGACCGTGAACGGCACACTCTCCGATAAAAACACACTGGCCGGTTCATTCCCGCTGACCCGGCAACGGGAAATCATCCCGTACCAGACCTTATACACCGGCAAAGGCATGTGGCTGGGATATATTAGTTTGCAGGGAACCAATGGCGGTGCCGCGCATTGGCAAAAGCTGAGCAATAGCCTGGACAAAGTGAACCCGCAAGGCTTCTCGGTGAATACGCGCCTGTTGCTGCCGTAG
- a CDS encoding Ig-like domain repeat protein yields MKTIVFDKAIRPLCSILAALAVCATSGLVAPQVRATEAIRNGSFDSGLDGWVVNDAVGTWSPLQVDLGTNNVVSLHPPATFVSFYGYVIYQNLNLTGVGGTTLNFSVSLQKGSAPAGAKTMAVYLDYLTNTTQTTRVKILNPNADNLPSGTWTTVTASVALPAQATKVVRLLLVKEDNGEILADNVSLTTASGTVGGLAKVEGSSPLLGKYQTNITIFGTNFGATGQVFLSVSPADYTGGPTVGQLKVVSWANSQIVCQVLEPNRSGQIKVVANGVEADGDSGFFVTSSNFTVAAKSPEITAIRGQTVPAIFQVGFLNGFTSSGGVSLMMHTPPGIDTAGSKPLTQSGACLLNLNTTTLANGTYDCVAQSLEGRSYARWAPFKLTVVSITNFAFSSYGVPVSSFSTNKQGRFYLYADLVQQDGRLFGMVAAGPGGKPAYKVVSSDPNVVMVGTDNMGFYTFDAVGSGSANLTFTTPDGFTKNFPVTVTLPTSPVIDAAYSSPGLVDNSGTMTNVFTWHAVGGTINEYGMEGTGPYDTTDVAHSTDWSSMSWRQPVPAGQQPGTYYYYAKNNANGAVRGLQLTVVNAASRGQVAGNIIVGIPALSGMPYDQGSGDLEVYYNGSSAPIRTNSIWSHGGDYLASYLQPGNYKFRYISSNPNYLPTWYPAGTNSSDAVTVPVAAGTTVSNINFMLVPAVSASSALVSSDRNPDAPGQTVTFTAVVAGDFGVPAGTVTFLDGKNSLGSATLDSKGQATLTTSALALGEHAITVQYGGTNQYAASTSHEYNQQVILITTSKPVITRDPSGLAVRPGQPVQLQVGAAGATPMSYRWAKNGATIVGASNSTYSIASATTANAGTYLVIVTNIYGSATSSPALLVVDGVKPTITITAPAARVFTSQLTLGGKVSDDRANVTVWSQLNSNAWVAAQSMNGPWSQTITPLGGTNIFQVYAMDDAGNCSAIQKVSFFKVATDVLVGGTTGNGAIIESNKPFVTGLVRELGKTVTLTAKPVAGNILSSWEVQVGASNGVVPFKHDYNILALTMQSNLSVTANFVPNPFLTEGGDYAGLFQPPSYSDTNDVWIKPTDWTNAGMMTLTLTTNGTFSGQLTYKSVNYPFTGELDARGSNTISVARGKDPALIVTFQLMPGAAQIIGTVSQAGAWNAELWASRKMITKDTAFKGNYTVGIEGGPDNAWVAGALTLTVSPQGAVTVSGSMADGTAITQSRWLTTNGDFIIYQNLYGNKGMLLGYAHCDYDGQGELHWQKPAVPTDKLYKGGFSVNPMLWMSRFTAPAPGANATFWSTNIGGIVVSRGGLTNDLTGQLRLVKNVGVPFGTNNTVKSYSVTFDATKGTFAGTFSNPQDKNKVVPFKGVVLQWYGTNTVPQGSMNMGWWLGATNSGSVNIGQ; encoded by the coding sequence ATGAAAACAATAGTTTTTGACAAGGCGATCCGACCCCTCTGTAGTATTTTGGCTGCGTTGGCGGTTTGCGCGACTTCTGGCCTTGTGGCACCGCAAGTACGTGCCACCGAAGCCATTCGCAACGGCTCATTCGACAGTGGGTTGGACGGCTGGGTGGTCAATGACGCCGTTGGGACCTGGAGCCCCCTTCAAGTGGACCTGGGTACCAATAATGTGGTCAGCCTGCATCCCCCCGCCACGTTTGTCAGCTTTTACGGGTATGTCATTTACCAAAATCTGAATCTCACCGGGGTGGGCGGAACCACGCTGAACTTCTCGGTGAGCCTGCAAAAGGGTTCCGCTCCTGCCGGCGCCAAAACGATGGCGGTATATCTGGATTATCTGACCAATACAACCCAGACCACCCGGGTCAAAATCTTGAATCCCAATGCGGATAACCTGCCAAGTGGAACCTGGACCACCGTGACCGCCTCGGTAGCGCTGCCCGCGCAGGCAACCAAAGTGGTGCGTCTCTTGTTGGTCAAGGAAGACAACGGAGAAATTCTGGCGGATAATGTGAGCCTTACCACTGCCAGCGGCACCGTGGGCGGGTTGGCCAAGGTAGAAGGATCATCGCCATTGCTGGGCAAGTACCAAACCAACATCACCATCTTTGGCACGAATTTCGGTGCCACAGGCCAGGTCTTCCTGAGTGTCAGCCCGGCAGATTACACGGGCGGACCTACCGTAGGGCAGTTGAAGGTGGTGAGCTGGGCCAATTCCCAAATTGTGTGCCAGGTGTTGGAACCCAATCGGAGCGGCCAGATCAAGGTGGTGGCTAATGGTGTGGAGGCGGACGGGGATTCCGGTTTTTTTGTGACCTCGTCCAACTTTACGGTGGCGGCGAAGAGTCCGGAGATTACAGCGATTCGCGGCCAGACGGTGCCAGCGATTTTCCAAGTGGGGTTCCTGAATGGGTTCACCAGTTCCGGCGGCGTGTCGCTGATGATGCATACCCCGCCAGGGATTGATACGGCTGGCTCGAAACCCCTGACGCAGAGCGGCGCGTGTCTGTTGAATTTGAACACGACCACCTTGGCGAACGGAACCTATGATTGTGTTGCGCAGAGTCTGGAAGGTCGTTCGTATGCCCGCTGGGCACCCTTCAAATTGACGGTGGTTTCGATCACCAATTTTGCCTTCTCCTCATACGGTGTACCGGTGTCAAGCTTCAGCACCAATAAGCAGGGACGGTTTTATCTGTACGCGGATCTGGTGCAGCAGGATGGCCGGCTTTTTGGCATGGTGGCGGCGGGTCCCGGCGGCAAGCCGGCGTACAAGGTCGTCTCGTCCGATCCCAACGTGGTGATGGTAGGCACGGATAATATGGGGTTCTACACCTTTGACGCGGTGGGCAGCGGTTCGGCGAATCTGACGTTCACCACTCCCGATGGGTTTACCAAGAATTTCCCGGTCACCGTGACGCTGCCCACGTCTCCGGTCATTGACGCTGCCTACTCTTCCCCTGGTTTGGTGGATAACTCAGGGACCATGACGAATGTATTTACCTGGCACGCGGTGGGCGGCACGATCAATGAGTACGGGATGGAAGGCACTGGCCCGTATGATACGACTGATGTGGCCCATTCTACGGATTGGTCTTCGATGTCCTGGCGGCAGCCGGTGCCTGCGGGTCAGCAGCCTGGCACATATTACTACTACGCCAAAAATAATGCGAATGGCGCTGTGCGCGGGTTGCAATTGACGGTGGTTAATGCCGCGTCGCGCGGCCAGGTGGCGGGCAACATTATCGTGGGCATACCCGCTCTTTCTGGAATGCCGTATGACCAGGGTAGCGGAGATCTGGAAGTGTACTACAATGGCAGCAGCGCGCCAATACGGACCAACTCTATTTGGAGTCACGGGGGGGATTATCTCGCCTCCTACCTGCAACCCGGCAATTATAAATTCCGTTATATTTCCTCGAATCCCAACTATTTACCGACGTGGTATCCGGCGGGCACCAATTCCTCCGATGCCGTTACCGTGCCGGTCGCGGCGGGCACGACGGTGAGCAATATTAACTTCATGCTGGTGCCGGCCGTGAGTGCCAGTTCGGCCTTGGTGTCATCGGATCGCAATCCCGACGCACCCGGACAAACGGTCACCTTTACCGCCGTGGTTGCGGGCGATTTTGGCGTGCCCGCTGGAACAGTAACTTTCCTGGATGGCAAGAACAGCTTGGGCTCAGCTACTCTGGATAGCAAGGGACAGGCAACCTTGACCACCTCGGCCTTGGCCTTGGGGGAACACGCAATCACGGTGCAGTATGGCGGCACGAATCAATACGCGGCCAGCACTTCGCATGAGTATAATCAACAGGTGATATTGATAACTACCTCGAAACCCGTGATCACGCGAGATCCGTCCGGATTGGCAGTGCGACCGGGACAACCGGTGCAACTTCAAGTTGGCGCCGCTGGCGCAACGCCGATGAGTTATCGGTGGGCGAAGAACGGGGCCACCATCGTGGGAGCTTCAAACTCGACGTATTCCATCGCCAGCGCCACGACCGCGAACGCCGGTACCTACCTGGTGATTGTCACCAATATCTATGGCAGCGCCACCAGTTCCCCGGCCTTGCTGGTTGTGGATGGCGTTAAACCCACCATCACCATTACAGCACCGGCGGCGCGCGTGTTCACCAGCCAGTTGACCCTCGGCGGCAAGGTGAGTGATGACCGGGCCAATGTGACGGTGTGGTCCCAGTTGAATTCAAATGCTTGGGTAGCCGCCCAGTCTATGAACGGACCCTGGTCGCAAACGATTACTCCCCTCGGCGGCACGAATATCTTCCAGGTTTATGCGATGGATGATGCGGGGAACTGTTCCGCCATCCAAAAAGTCTCCTTCTTCAAAGTGGCGACCGATGTGTTGGTGGGTGGCACCACCGGAAACGGGGCGATTATCGAGAGTAACAAGCCGTTTGTAACCGGTCTGGTTCGGGAATTGGGCAAAACCGTGACCTTAACGGCCAAGCCGGTGGCGGGTAACATCCTCTCCAGTTGGGAGGTGCAAGTGGGGGCGTCCAATGGCGTTGTGCCGTTCAAGCACGATTACAATATCCTGGCGCTCACCATGCAATCCAACCTGAGCGTCACCGCCAACTTTGTGCCCAATCCGTTCCTGACGGAAGGTGGTGATTATGCGGGCCTGTTCCAGCCGCCCTCATACAGCGATACCAATGACGTGTGGATCAAGCCGACGGACTGGACCAATGCCGGCATGATGACCTTGACGTTGACCACCAACGGTACCTTCAGCGGCCAGTTGACATATAAGAGCGTGAATTATCCCTTCACGGGGGAACTGGATGCGCGGGGGTCAAATACCATCAGCGTGGCGCGCGGCAAAGATCCGGCGCTGATCGTGACCTTTCAGTTGATGCCGGGGGCCGCGCAGATCATTGGCACGGTCAGTCAGGCGGGCGCGTGGAATGCCGAGCTGTGGGCCTCCAGGAAGATGATCACCAAGGATACGGCTTTCAAAGGCAACTATACGGTGGGGATCGAAGGCGGACCGGATAACGCTTGGGTAGCTGGTGCGCTCACTTTAACGGTTTCGCCACAGGGTGCGGTCACGGTGTCGGGCTCCATGGCCGATGGCACTGCAATCACGCAATCCCGCTGGTTGACCACCAACGGCGACTTTATCATTTACCAAAACTTGTATGGGAATAAGGGGATGCTGTTGGGTTACGCGCATTGTGACTACGACGGCCAGGGTGAATTGCACTGGCAGAAGCCGGCGGTACCAACGGATAAACTGTATAAGGGTGGATTCTCGGTGAATCCGATGCTGTGGATGAGTCGGTTCACGGCACCGGCGCCTGGGGCGAATGCGACGTTCTGGAGCACGAATATTGGCGGCATCGTTGTGAGTCGTGGCGGGCTGACCAACGATCTGACGGGGCAGTTACGCCTGGTGAAGAATGTCGGTGTGCCGTTTGGAACCAACAACACCGTGAAGAGTTATTCGGTGACATTTGATGCGACCAAAGGCACCTTTGCGGGTACCTTTTCCAACCCTCAGGACAAGAATAAAGTCGTCCCCTTCAAAGGCGTGGTGTTGCAGTGGTACGGGACCAATACTGTGCCCCAAGGCAGCATGAACATGGGCTGGTGGCTGGGTGCGACCAACAGTGGCAGTGTGAATATCGGGCAGTAA
- a CDS encoding response regulator, with the protein MAKILLVEDNEMNRDMLSRRLARKGYEVIIAVDGNEAVEKAQSEFPDLILMDMSLPVLDGWEATKILKTFPASQTIPIIALTAYAMAGDREKALAAGCDDYDTKPIELPRLLDKIEKLLPKPPA; encoded by the coding sequence ATGGCAAAGATACTGTTAGTCGAAGACAACGAAATGAATCGCGACATGCTGTCCCGGCGCCTTGCGCGCAAGGGGTATGAGGTGATTATCGCGGTGGACGGCAATGAGGCGGTGGAAAAAGCACAAAGCGAGTTCCCGGATTTAATCCTGATGGACATGAGCCTGCCGGTCTTGGACGGCTGGGAGGCCACCAAAATCCTCAAAACCTTTCCGGCATCACAAACCATTCCCATCATCGCCCTCACGGCGTATGCCATGGCCGGGGATCGTGAAAAAGCACTCGCCGCCGGGTGCGATGATTACGACACCAAGCCCATTGAACTGCCCCGGTTGCTCGATAAAATCGAAAAACTGTTGCCCAAGCCGCCCGCCTGA